GAAGCTGCCCACCTACAGCCTGCATCTCATTCTTTGAGGAATTCTGCTGAAGTATTTGTTTACCTGCCCACGCTCCTGCTTTGTAGTGAGTCATGGGAACACAGCTCTGGCTGTTAAATCCATttccctgcactgcagggagCTCCCTCACATCGTCATCTGCAGAAAGATTAAGCTCTCCATAAGATTAGTTGCatgtttttgcttctctttgccTGTAGAGAGGCTGTTTCAGAGCCTAATCATTTTGTTGCTTAAAAATCTAATAACCTTTGCTTGACTCTGCTggcaggacaaaaaaaaaaaaaaaaaaaaaaaggacacctaaccctaACCACTgtttctcagccttttctgcctccttGCAGCCTCCTCCTCACTGCAGGCAAAACTCATGTCTCCTTTCAGCTTTGGTTCTGCTGCCCTGAACAGAGGTTTCTTAGCTTCCCAAGacagatttcttctttccctaaTCTTCTCTGCATCTCCTTTAGTGGAATTCTATTACAGGACATAATTTATTCTGGATTAAAGATAATTTGGGtccaaaaaaatattcttggagCAACCAGGcctagtgggaggtgtccctgccatggctgggcatTGGAATGAGATGTTATTTAAGGTCcatcccaacccaaaccattttctGATTGTGACCtgcctttttttgcttctgtgcaTTGCAGATGGTTCATGTCTGGTAGCACAGAACTAGAACAGTGGAACTAGGAAGAAATTTCCTTATGGAAAAGTTCTGCCCATCTTGTCCATGATGGGATTTCTTGCAGAGCACCTATCTCTGGAAACAGGACACTTGTCTAGATGGACACTGTCTGTCTGCTGTGGAAATTCCCATGTTTCTCTTGAGAGTTATAGTTCCTTATTAAGTAATTGAGATTGCTGCCTCCATGCATCCCCTTTGGGATCCTACacttgaaaaaacccaactcgTGAGCTCTTTCCTTGCACAAGTGCCAGTGCAAGTCTGGACTTCCCAGCAAGGTGTCACACACGCCGCTccctctggcagcagaggctggggcaGGTCCAGAAGTTGTTTCTTAGGGAGACTCCACTCCTGCTCAGCAGGTTTGGCTGtagctgctgccaggctgaggACAGAGAAGGGTAGGTGCTGGGTGGTGTGTGGAGCTTCTTGGGGTTTTGTCTAGTTCATTTTCACCCCTTCTGCTTTTCACATCCCTCTGTACCAGCAGAACCAAAGCAGTGGCTGCTTTCCCAGGCAAAGGGGTTAGCTTTCATTTCTGCCCAAATTTCACTTTGCAGTGATAGCAAGGTTTTGAGCCATGGTACAGAATATCCAATTGGTAGGACTGTAGCTCAGAAATAATCTCATAACTCTTTCTTTACACTTAAGAAACCACTTTAAATTTGAAGACTAATGTGGTTGGAATAGGCTCTGGTATTTATTTGCCAGTCCAGCTGACAGATGTACTCTGGTGGCTTTGCTGAAGGTTAACGAGGCAGGTATAAGAAGGCTGATAGAGCCAAGGGGAACAAGGGTAAAAAAGGGTTAAACTGAGTTAGCAGAGAGCAGCTAATATGTAGCTGTCAAAGCCAGTATGTTTgtaaacagaattaaaatataatttactcATTTAATAGATTAATTCATTTCCAAATGTACAGTTCAATTCCACAAGAGGAGCCCAAGGACAAAAGAATGGTACCTCCTAGGTCCAGGGTGTTTTCTATGGAGACTTTAATATGAGAATGAATATTAGTAGATGTTTCAGGCATAGAAGAACTCAACTTTACATTTCCTACTGTCCTCATCTTGAGGTTTGACAATATGAGATGTACTTACCTAACTGTTTATCCCTGTCTGTGGTGATATTTTGTGTCCTGGTTGGGGGCATGTTTGATTCACTGTCTGAAGCCCTCTGTTTCCCTCTTGCTGTAGATAACTTGCTCAGAAAACTGCCTGCAGAAGTATCTAAAGATGACACAGAGGATCTCCATGAGATTCCAGGAGTACCACATCCAGCAGAACGAGGCTCTGGCAGCCAAGGCAGGACTGCTCAGCCAACCTCGTTAGACCAGAGCACTGTGCTCTGACTTAAGCTGTGCCAGTGTTCCCTGGGCAAGAACACATTGGGGGATCCTGTCAGGATGTGTgtccagcagctcagagcagagctgtgggtgctgctcagGCAATGGGGGCCATGAAGGGTTAAACAGCTCAGTCGTGGTGGCCTGGCAGTGGAATTTGTTTCCACAAGGGAATGATGCAGatgcagcttttcccagggcCCACAGACTGGTGTCCGAATTTCAGGGGTGGTGGGAGGGCTCACTTGCCTTGTGCCAAGACTGGTTGAGATGAATCAATTTAACGTGGGGAAtacacttttttatttaattcaaataaaatcaaCAGGAGCTAAATACACGTGTGTGTTCTTTCCAAAGAGCCATTTTTGGGACAtttgaaagcagcattttgtttGCTGGGGTCTCTTTGCTCAGCTGTTCCAGAGTTCTGTTCGTACACTGCTGCTTTAGGAGCTGACAGATGCCAGAGGGAgctcaggcagggctgctctgccgGCCTTGCCCCAGGGTATCTTTGTCTGGTGCCTTATCCTGTCATTTacaggggacagaggggcactggcagctcctgtgcaCCTTTTGTTTCCCTCGGGGAGCCCCATGGgctcctcccagcctggctgcctggCCTGACACACTCCAAGCACTGAGCTTGCTgcagttttctcctttctccctgtGAATGCCAGCAGGAAATAcaggctgtgcacagcacagggcctgtcctgctgctgcatgaGCCCAGAGAGGTTTGGAAGGCAGCTGGATTGGGTTAGGaaacacagcagtgctttggAAAGATCCTGACAGCTGAAACCCTGCAGTCAGGGCCTTAGTGCCGTGGAATGACAGTCAACAGGCACCCTGTGCTTCAGTTGTAATTCAAAAAATACAGGAACAACAGGAACTCAACACCAGAAGCACCAATTTTGAGATTCTAAATGATGAGTGAACCAAAGCTATTCCACATCCGCTGTCAGATTCTGTTATTTACAGAGAGGCAACAGCAAGGAACAGAGAGGGCAAAAGGACTTTTTTGTTGTtaccttctcttccttttcatttccagcagcagctttaatGACTAACTCAGCTGTCCAGGCTGTGGATTCCTGGCCCCTGAGGGCAGCAGTGCTCCTGCCACTTGCAGCAGACactgctctctgtgctctctcCGGCTCTCCCTGGGTGCTGTTCCTGGGCTTGCAAAGGTGGAAGGAGCCCGAGTCCCCACGTTTGGACTCGCTGTaccacagctccttcctcctgtgCCTTGTTACTGTGGAGATGGGCAAGTGCTGC
This sequence is a window from Parus major isolate Abel chromosome 5, Parus_major1.1, whole genome shotgun sequence. Protein-coding genes within it:
- the TIMM9 gene encoding mitochondrial import inner membrane translocase subunit Tim9 yields the protein MAGQISESDQIKQFKEFLGTYNKLTENCFVDCIKDFTSRDVKPEEITCSENCLQKYLKMTQRISMRFQEYHIQQNEALAAKAGLLSQPR